One segment of Bacillus alkalisoli DNA contains the following:
- a CDS encoding Ger(x)C family spore germination protein, protein MKTISKLFIISFLLTGCINQEILDDVQLVTAVGYDLTEEGLIEATAVFPSYSPDKLVKNNALTESAKLSKDIRDKIDRMSPKPLVSGKIEVALFSEAIAKQGIINILDTFIRDPTTGARMYLAVVEGDVENKLNKQYSDIDNGMFFSDLIEHNIDLGIIPRTNLQIFTKSYYAEGRDPVLPFLTLQSNKAFIEGIALFKEDKYVGKLQGEFNYIFKMLYEKNVNYTVVTVDLENDGSSTSVINVSSKRELKIKDALTNPIIQLKVTTDSIIREYSGGELDKDLIKEIEKKMEEQIKLEAEQMIAFFQKLEIDPLGIGYKVKHQHRNWDKEKWNQLYPNASVEIEVDVIINETGVIN, encoded by the coding sequence ATGAAAACAATTAGTAAATTATTCATTATTTCCTTCCTATTAACAGGATGTATTAATCAAGAAATATTAGATGATGTTCAATTAGTAACAGCAGTCGGATATGATTTGACAGAAGAAGGTTTAATTGAGGCGACAGCAGTTTTTCCGAGTTATAGTCCAGATAAATTAGTGAAAAATAACGCTTTAACGGAAAGTGCAAAATTAAGTAAAGATATTCGTGACAAAATAGATAGAATGTCACCGAAGCCTTTAGTGAGCGGAAAAATAGAAGTAGCACTATTTAGTGAAGCTATTGCAAAACAAGGAATTATCAATATTTTGGATACATTTATTAGAGATCCCACTACAGGAGCGCGAATGTATTTAGCAGTAGTGGAAGGTGACGTGGAAAATAAACTAAACAAACAGTATAGTGATATTGATAATGGTATGTTTTTTTCCGATTTAATTGAACATAACATTGATTTAGGAATTATTCCGAGAACAAACTTGCAAATTTTCACCAAATCATACTATGCAGAAGGGCGCGATCCAGTATTACCGTTTCTTACGTTACAAAGCAACAAAGCTTTTATTGAAGGAATCGCGTTGTTTAAAGAAGATAAATATGTTGGAAAGTTACAAGGAGAATTTAATTATATTTTTAAAATGCTTTATGAGAAAAACGTAAATTATACAGTTGTTACAGTAGACCTAGAAAATGACGGTAGCAGTACTTCCGTTATAAATGTATCTTCAAAAAGAGAGTTGAAAATAAAAGATGCTCTTACAAATCCAATTATTCAATTGAAAGTAACTACAGATTCCATAATTAGAGAGTATAGTGGAGGTGAATTAGATAAAGATTTAATTAAAGAAATTGAAAAGAAAATGGAAGAACAAATCAAATTAGAAGCAGAACAAATGATAGCCTTTTTTCAGAAGCTAGAAATAGACCCACTCGGTATAGGTTATAAAGTTAAACATCAACACCGAAATTGGGACAAAGAAAAGTGGAATCAACTATACCCAAATGCCTCAGTAGAAATAGAAGTAGACGTCATCATCAACGAAACAGGCGTCATAAACTAA
- a CDS encoding PQQ-dependent sugar dehydrogenase, whose product MLKRITVLFIVMIIVGCSSAQQEQDNVDSEKTVNSNIQVLNEEILGENLEIPWSITKASDTFYITERGGSIVRVSNGQVDRESVNLSEPVLSIGEGGLLGLELHHDFENNKLAFIYHTYGTEKDVKNRVVLVEKTENGWQERNVLLDNIKGARIHNGGRMKIGADNKLYVTTGDASDTSLSQERDDLAGSILRMNLDGSVPNDNPFPSSYVYSYGHRNPQGLAWDVSNNIMYASEHGPSGRDEINIIEAGKNYGWPIITGDEEQESMVSPLFHSGSDTWAPSGMAYRDGVLYVAGLRGNNVYAFDLEKKTVHELWNGVGRIRDIRLSEKGLYIITNNTDGRGVLSPGDDKLIHLELVKSTES is encoded by the coding sequence ATGCTTAAGAGAATTACCGTTTTATTTATAGTAATGATTATTGTTGGTTGTAGTTCAGCCCAACAGGAACAGGATAATGTAGATTCAGAAAAAACAGTAAATAGTAATATTCAAGTTTTGAACGAAGAAATCCTGGGAGAGAACCTTGAAATACCTTGGTCTATTACTAAAGCAAGTGACACTTTCTATATAACAGAACGTGGAGGTTCTATCGTAAGAGTTTCGAATGGACAAGTAGATCGAGAATCCGTGAACTTATCAGAGCCAGTACTTTCAATTGGGGAAGGTGGTTTACTAGGATTAGAGCTTCACCACGACTTTGAAAATAACAAATTAGCTTTTATCTATCATACATATGGCACGGAAAAAGATGTGAAAAATAGAGTCGTGTTAGTAGAAAAGACAGAAAACGGATGGCAAGAAAGAAATGTTTTGTTAGATAATATTAAAGGAGCAAGAATTCATAACGGTGGTCGAATGAAGATTGGTGCTGACAATAAATTATATGTAACGACGGGTGATGCTAGCGATACTTCGTTATCTCAAGAACGAGATGATCTGGCTGGCAGTATCCTTCGTATGAATTTAGATGGTTCTGTTCCTAATGATAACCCTTTTCCTTCATCGTATGTTTATTCTTATGGACATCGTAACCCTCAAGGACTTGCGTGGGATGTTTCAAACAATATCATGTATGCTTCCGAACATGGACCTTCTGGCCGTGATGAAATTAATATCATTGAAGCCGGAAAAAATTATGGTTGGCCAATTATAACAGGTGATGAAGAACAAGAAAGTATGGTGTCGCCACTCTTTCATTCTGGAAGCGACACATGGGCTCCTTCGGGAATGGCTTATAGAGACGGTGTGTTATATGTTGCAGGCCTAAGAGGAAATAATGTTTATGCATTTGATCTAGAAAAGAAAACAGTCCATGAACTTTGGAATGGTGTAGGCCGCATTAGAGATATACGCTTATCCGAAAAAGGATTATACATTATTACAAATAACACAGATGGACGTGGCGTGTTATCACCAGGTGACGATAAACTAATCCACCTAGAGTTAGTCAAATCAACCGAAAGCTAA
- a CDS encoding helix-turn-helix transcriptional regulator, with amino-acid sequence MADIQNMRILLELQKIFTEQSDEEHKLSTSELIQKLQLKLSLTDTIDKRRIKRYIDVLNDSGFDVIEDVAKFGKKVYSQQVRVFETYELRMLVDAVISAKFISDSQKKTIINKLKKLTSEHIAKSLPSSLKYVKSINHIDKMTKVYIDSIRQAIEKRHAIKFKYGKYNLDREFVLQREGKEYIYYPYDLIWEQGQYYVVGQKDNKGGLSNYRVDRMRNVEVIDERFKRLDYDIETYMQTNFNMFSGSGEWVEIEFRKAFLINPIIDKFGMDAEIKKVDESTFILKTKAIVGPGFFNWICSWGSDVKVIAPESAVSYMKEEAKKIMKLYERAVDDL; translated from the coding sequence TTGGCTGATATCCAAAATATGCGTATTTTGTTAGAATTACAAAAGATTTTCACGGAACAATCGGATGAAGAACATAAATTATCTACGAGCGAGCTTATCCAAAAGCTACAACTAAAGCTATCCTTAACAGATACAATCGATAAAAGAAGGATTAAAAGGTACATTGATGTTTTAAATGATAGTGGTTTTGATGTAATTGAAGATGTTGCGAAGTTTGGGAAAAAAGTGTATAGCCAGCAAGTGAGAGTGTTTGAAACATATGAGCTACGTATGCTTGTAGATGCGGTTATTTCCGCCAAATTCATTTCTGATTCGCAAAAAAAGACAATTATTAATAAATTGAAAAAACTCACAAGCGAACATATTGCAAAAAGTTTGCCGAGTTCACTAAAGTATGTTAAATCAATAAATCACATCGATAAGATGACGAAAGTATACATAGACTCCATTCGTCAAGCTATAGAAAAAAGACATGCCATTAAATTTAAATACGGGAAATATAACCTTGATCGTGAGTTTGTTTTACAAAGGGAAGGTAAAGAGTATATTTATTACCCATACGATCTAATTTGGGAACAAGGACAATATTATGTTGTTGGTCAAAAAGATAACAAAGGCGGACTATCTAATTACCGAGTAGATAGAATGAGGAATGTAGAAGTGATTGACGAACGTTTCAAGCGGTTGGATTATGATATTGAAACGTACATGCAAACGAATTTTAATATGTTCTCTGGATCTGGAGAATGGGTAGAAATAGAGTTTCGAAAGGCATTTTTAATTAATCCAATTATCGATAAGTTTGGAATGGATGCAGAAATTAAAAAAGTGGATGAATCAACTTTTATTTTAAAGACTAAAGCGATCGTCGGCCCTGGATTTTTCAATTGGATTTGCAGCTGGGGAAGTGATGTAAAAGTGATAGCCCCTGAATCAGCCGTTTCCTATATGAAAGAGGAAGCGAAGAAAATAATGAAATTATATGAAAGAGCAGTAGATGACCTTTGA
- a CDS encoding PadR family transcriptional regulator codes for MKHEPITEAMYYVLLSLYEPLHGYAVLEKVNQLSKGRIDIGPGTLYGILKRLHEVEHYIYLKESDGRRKVYEITFKGKEALEQEYYRISNLVLDGKVILEKGERGWGKR; via the coding sequence TTGAAACATGAACCTATAACAGAGGCAATGTATTACGTATTGTTATCTTTGTATGAGCCGTTGCATGGTTATGCTGTATTAGAAAAAGTGAATCAACTCTCCAAAGGTAGAATAGATATAGGGCCAGGAACTTTGTATGGCATTTTAAAGAGATTACATGAGGTGGAACATTACATTTACTTAAAAGAGTCCGATGGAAGAAGAAAGGTATATGAAATAACCTTTAAAGGAAAAGAAGCATTAGAACAAGAGTATTATAGAATTTCTAACTTGGTGTTGGACGGGAAAGTAATTCTAGAAAAAGGGGAAAGAGGATGGGGAAAAAGATAA
- a CDS encoding GerAB/ArcD/ProY family transporter: MNKQIHASFQISPFIVLFLIHSVQVGVGILGFQQSLVKNAGNDSWIAVLIAGVSVHLVIWIMYMLLNRAQMDLIEIHKKIFGKLVGNFLSIIWIVYYILSGMTIIFSYFEVIRVWMFPDISVFWMSIAFLTLIMYTLFGGFRTVAGICFLGVVIPAYLFLTFLFPIPYSDIESLFPIWNHSPIEILKATKEVSFSFLGFSTLLFFYPFVKDAKKSQKWAHIGAFITTMTYFFITIISLGYFSEEQLTKQLWATLTLWKIAEMPIAERFEYIGITSWTLIILPNLCLAFWVASRGLKQIIGMKQKNTTIVVLLIVLASSFYFKGRKEVVLLGTVTSQIGIFCDFIYIPLLFVFYIIITKWRKKK, from the coding sequence ATGAACAAACAAATACATGCATCATTCCAAATATCACCTTTTATTGTTTTGTTTTTAATCCATTCTGTTCAAGTCGGCGTTGGAATATTAGGCTTTCAACAAAGTTTAGTGAAAAATGCCGGAAATGATAGTTGGATTGCTGTATTAATAGCTGGAGTTTCAGTCCATCTCGTTATTTGGATTATGTATATGCTTTTAAACCGAGCGCAAATGGATTTAATAGAGATTCATAAAAAAATCTTCGGGAAATTAGTCGGTAATTTCTTAAGTATTATTTGGATTGTGTATTATATTTTGTCTGGAATGACGATTATTTTTTCATATTTTGAAGTTATTAGAGTTTGGATGTTTCCTGATATAAGTGTTTTTTGGATGAGCATTGCTTTTTTAACGCTCATCATGTATACATTATTCGGCGGGTTTAGAACGGTCGCAGGTATTTGTTTCTTAGGGGTAGTAATCCCTGCTTATTTATTTTTAACTTTTCTATTTCCAATTCCTTATTCTGATATAGAGTCTCTTTTCCCAATTTGGAATCATAGTCCAATTGAAATTTTAAAAGCAACTAAAGAAGTGTCGTTCAGTTTTCTTGGATTCTCAACGTTACTTTTCTTTTATCCATTTGTGAAAGATGCAAAAAAATCTCAGAAGTGGGCACATATTGGTGCTTTCATAACAACAATGACATATTTTTTCATTACCATCATTTCGTTAGGTTATTTTAGTGAAGAGCAATTAACAAAGCAACTATGGGCCACCTTAACGCTTTGGAAAATAGCAGAAATGCCAATAGCGGAAAGGTTTGAGTATATTGGGATTACATCATGGACGTTAATAATATTACCTAACTTATGCTTAGCGTTTTGGGTAGCATCACGCGGGTTGAAACAGATTATCGGTATGAAACAAAAAAATACAACAATTGTCGTATTGTTAATAGTGCTTGCTTCTAGCTTTTATTTTAAAGGTAGAAAGGAAGTAGTACTATTAGGAACCGTTACTTCACAAATAGGTATCTTTTGTGATTTCATTTACATTCCACTATTGTTTGTTTTTTATATCATTATTACTAAGTGGAGGAAAAAGAAATGA
- a CDS encoding amidase: protein MKGFNYFKYDGLGLAELVKTKEVKPTEVLDACFNRIEEINPKVNAVVYKMYDKAKVEAAKVNNGTFAGIPLLLKDIAQEIKGEPTTSGSFVFSKYVSKVDSEYAIRMKRAGFNFIGKTNVPELGLVAYTEPTYYGASHNPWNLGHTPGGSSGGAAAAVASGMLPIAGASDGGGSIRIPASFCSLFGLKPTRGRTPVGPSLGRFWQGATLEHVLTRTVRDSAAVLDEIAGAEKGAAFNVPAYEGSYLEAMSLPIAKPLKIAFTTNSPIGTTVDESCKEAVLKTVQFLESLGHVVEEKEAPVDGKKIANSYLTLYFGEVSATLSTLEELLGRKVKFQDVEPATWLLGLLGKTTTAEEFVLSLRAWDKAAYAMETFHETYDFYVTPTTAFPASKIGEHDLKTVEKIALNVTGRMGTAKILKKMGIVDQLAEDSLKRVPFTQLANLTGQPAMSVPVHISKEGLPVGVQFMAARGKEHLLIQMAAQIEQSVLWVGMKGNPMM from the coding sequence ATGAAAGGCTTTAATTATTTTAAGTATGATGGTTTAGGTCTAGCTGAGCTTGTGAAGACAAAAGAAGTGAAGCCTACAGAAGTTTTAGATGCATGTTTTAATAGAATTGAAGAAATTAACCCTAAAGTAAACGCTGTTGTTTATAAAATGTATGATAAGGCTAAAGTGGAAGCAGCTAAAGTGAACAACGGGACATTTGCTGGAATTCCACTTTTATTAAAAGATATAGCACAAGAAATAAAAGGAGAGCCAACAACTTCAGGTTCATTTGTATTTTCTAAATATGTTTCCAAAGTAGATTCAGAGTATGCTATTAGAATGAAGCGCGCAGGGTTTAACTTTATAGGAAAAACGAATGTGCCCGAACTTGGATTAGTTGCTTATACAGAGCCTACTTATTATGGTGCGAGTCATAATCCTTGGAATTTAGGTCACACACCAGGAGGATCAAGTGGTGGAGCGGCAGCTGCGGTTGCATCAGGAATGTTGCCAATAGCAGGGGCAAGTGATGGAGGTGGTTCCATACGAATACCTGCATCCTTTTGTAGTTTGTTTGGTTTAAAACCAACAAGGGGACGAACGCCAGTTGGGCCAAGTCTTGGACGTTTTTGGCAAGGAGCTACTTTAGAGCACGTATTGACTCGCACAGTTCGTGATAGCGCAGCTGTTTTAGATGAAATAGCTGGAGCGGAAAAAGGAGCAGCATTTAATGTTCCAGCGTATGAAGGCTCCTATTTAGAAGCAATGTCTTTGCCGATAGCTAAGCCGCTAAAAATTGCTTTTACAACAAACTCTCCAATCGGGACTACGGTGGACGAATCATGTAAAGAGGCTGTATTGAAAACCGTGCAATTTTTAGAATCGTTAGGACACGTTGTAGAGGAAAAAGAAGCGCCTGTTGATGGTAAAAAAATTGCCAATAGTTACTTGACTTTATATTTTGGGGAAGTAAGTGCAACGCTGTCTACATTAGAAGAGTTGTTAGGACGTAAGGTGAAGTTCCAAGATGTTGAACCTGCAACATGGTTATTAGGATTGTTAGGGAAAACAACGACAGCAGAAGAGTTTGTATTAAGTTTACGAGCGTGGGACAAAGCAGCATATGCAATGGAAACGTTCCACGAAACATATGACTTTTATGTAACACCAACAACTGCATTTCCTGCTTCTAAAATAGGGGAGCATGACTTAAAAACTGTTGAAAAGATAGCGTTAAATGTCACAGGTAGGATGGGTACAGCTAAAATACTAAAGAAAATGGGAATAGTGGACCAACTTGCTGAAGATAGCTTAAAACGAGTACCATTTACACAGCTAGCTAACTTAACCGGACAACCGGCAATGTCAGTTCCTGTACACATATCAAAAGAAGGATTGCCAGTTGGTGTACAATTCATGGCGGCAAGAGGCAAAGAGCATTTACTAATCCAAATGGCTGCCCAAATCGAACAATCCGTACTATGGGTTGGCATGAAAGGTAATCCAATGATGTAA
- a CDS encoding spore germination protein, with protein MMKRRWLHKKYIFEEKRKLAKEQDKVASYFLYKLKKSNDFISSFNEFANTPYHIYYIDSLIDTDIIHRDILTYLNEKEYKTLEEVMQAIPIENSFITKNEAKIEDQLLNGHVAVQLNEEDEECLLLPAEKRKGRTVSLPEVEFSVVGPKEAFTESLNTNINLVRKRIPIPELEVKEFTVGKLSKTKVAVLSIHGIANQENVNTVIQRIEDIRFDQINDSSYITQLIQDNNNSPFPQFIDTERPDRIAAVLAEGKVVILADGAPHGLIGPTTLIEFFSAFEDYFLNWILASFFRIIRFLAVIFSILVTPIYVAVLTYHYELIPKDLVSTLVTSRSAIPLPPFLEAMILELAIELLREAGARLPTKVGQTIGIVGGIVIGTASVEAGLTSNVLLIIVALSALASFTTPVYQMGNTIRLIRFPFLLLAHIWGLLGVGICFCFLIIHLLRLTSLGRPFLEPVYPLRLPDLKDSFIRLPFQLQTKRPIETQSEETIRFENKEKKKLKDIDEYST; from the coding sequence ATGATGAAAAGAAGATGGTTGCATAAGAAATACATTTTCGAAGAAAAACGAAAACTTGCTAAGGAACAGGACAAAGTAGCAAGTTATTTTTTATATAAGCTAAAAAAGTCTAATGACTTTATTAGTTCGTTTAACGAATTTGCAAATACACCTTATCACATCTATTATATAGATTCCTTAATAGATACAGATATTATCCATCGTGATATTTTGACGTATTTAAATGAAAAGGAATATAAAACTCTAGAAGAAGTTATGCAAGCTATTCCAATTGAAAATTCATTTATTACTAAAAATGAAGCAAAAATAGAAGATCAATTATTAAATGGACATGTGGCAGTTCAATTGAACGAAGAAGACGAGGAATGCTTACTACTTCCGGCTGAAAAAAGAAAAGGGAGAACCGTTTCCCTTCCAGAAGTTGAGTTTAGTGTAGTTGGACCGAAAGAAGCTTTTACAGAATCATTAAACACAAACATAAATCTTGTAAGAAAAAGAATACCTATCCCTGAATTAGAAGTAAAAGAATTTACGGTTGGAAAGTTATCCAAAACGAAAGTTGCTGTATTATCCATACATGGTATTGCCAATCAAGAAAACGTAAACACTGTAATCCAGCGAATTGAAGATATTCGATTTGACCAAATAAATGATAGTTCGTACATCACTCAGCTTATTCAAGATAACAATAACTCACCATTTCCTCAGTTTATTGATACGGAAAGACCAGATCGAATTGCAGCAGTTCTTGCAGAGGGAAAGGTAGTCATACTTGCAGATGGCGCACCACATGGCCTCATTGGCCCAACAACATTAATTGAATTTTTTTCGGCTTTTGAAGACTATTTTCTTAACTGGATTTTAGCTTCTTTTTTCCGAATTATTCGTTTCTTAGCCGTTATATTTTCCATTTTAGTTACACCAATTTACGTGGCTGTCCTAACATATCATTATGAATTAATTCCAAAAGATTTAGTAAGCACGCTTGTCACTTCTAGAAGTGCGATACCATTACCTCCTTTTTTAGAGGCCATGATATTAGAGTTAGCCATTGAGCTATTAAGAGAAGCTGGAGCGCGTCTACCTACAAAAGTTGGTCAGACAATCGGTATCGTTGGCGGGATTGTTATTGGTACTGCATCAGTAGAAGCTGGATTGACAAGTAACGTGCTTTTAATTATTGTCGCGTTATCCGCACTTGCATCGTTTACGACTCCAGTTTATCAAATGGGTAATACGATACGTTTAATTCGCTTCCCATTTTTACTACTTGCTCACATTTGGGGATTACTTGGAGTAGGCATATGCTTTTGTTTCTTAATCATTCATTTGTTAAGGCTCACATCATTAGGCAGACCGTTTTTAGAACCTGTTTATCCATTAAGGTTGCCGGACTTAAAAGATTCGTTTATTCGTTTACCGTTCCAATTACAGACGAAGCGCCCAATCGAAACACAATCAGAAGAAACAATTCGTTTTGAAAATAAAGAAAAGAAGAAGTTAAAAGATATTGATGAATATTCAACTTAG
- the dapF gene encoding diaminopimelate epimerase — protein MQIEFIKCHGSGNDFIMIDEKKKNYRFTEEQRVELSKSFCSRNSTIGADGILFLSKSEVADAKYRMFNPDGSEAEMCGNGLRCAARFIIDQLGKGVVQIETMKAILEVKKVDDIYDEIDTYQVEISPVSLHLQTLPMELNNKVELKDEKIEAISSDLTFTGLSVPNPHIVTIVEEYDEMYFKEVAEKANNNKDVFPKGVNVSFVKPLENSSIFVLTYERGVGFTNACGTAMSASSLVTCVLGINKINDIINVFNKGGMVQCVVNSKDDGEYIIHLIGNATYTFTAKAQIDFAQPKNFILEEKTVLQDEIDKYDKLVQFAKAQVG, from the coding sequence ATGCAAATAGAATTTATTAAATGCCACGGTTCAGGTAATGATTTTATCATGATTGATGAAAAGAAAAAGAACTATCGATTTACAGAAGAGCAGAGAGTGGAATTGTCTAAGTCTTTTTGCAGCAGAAATAGTACAATAGGTGCGGATGGCATTCTTTTTTTATCAAAAAGTGAAGTTGCTGATGCGAAGTATCGAATGTTTAATCCAGACGGTTCCGAAGCAGAAATGTGTGGAAACGGTTTACGATGTGCAGCAAGGTTTATCATTGATCAACTTGGGAAAGGTGTAGTGCAAATTGAAACAATGAAAGCTATTTTAGAAGTGAAAAAAGTAGATGATATTTATGATGAGATTGATACGTATCAAGTAGAAATATCGCCAGTTTCATTGCATTTACAAACACTACCTATGGAGTTGAATAATAAAGTGGAGTTAAAAGATGAGAAGATTGAAGCTATATCTTCTGATTTAACTTTTACTGGACTAAGTGTACCAAATCCCCACATCGTTACGATAGTGGAAGAGTACGATGAAATGTATTTTAAAGAAGTAGCGGAAAAAGCTAATAATAATAAAGACGTTTTTCCAAAAGGGGTAAACGTTAGTTTTGTGAAACCTCTTGAAAACTCTTCTATCTTTGTTTTAACTTACGAACGAGGTGTAGGATTTACGAACGCTTGTGGTACAGCTATGTCTGCTTCAAGCCTTGTTACTTGTGTACTTGGAATAAACAAAATAAACGATATTATCAATGTTTTTAACAAAGGTGGTATGGTACAGTGCGTAGTAAATAGTAAAGATGATGGGGAGTATATCATCCATTTAATCGGAAACGCCACATATACATTTACAGCAAAAGCACAAATTGACTTTGCACAACCTAAAAACTTCATTTTAGAAGAAAAAACAGTCTTACAAGACGAAATAGATAAATATGATAAGTTAGTACAATTTGCAAAAGCACAAGTGGGATAA
- a CDS encoding transporter substrate-binding domain-containing protein: MKKVNFLFLFIIAMLTLAACGTANNNQTDTNTNEDAKAQDTSWTDVEESGKIIVGTSGTYSPITYVDESNELTGFDVELVRALGEKLGVEVEFKRMEFDGILPSLRNGQINIAANDFAITEERKETFDFVTPHKFSYGSAIVRAEDANKFEDALALKDVKIGLGSMTSNYAQFANNIGADAVAYDGGAQAILQDVANGNRDAYLNDRLVLLRTLKDYNDDRLALAENVKFHATESAIIMLKGKTALKERLDQAMQELLEDGTVARLSEEFLGEDVSQPIGDSEIIGLDGN; this comes from the coding sequence ATGAAAAAAGTAAACTTTTTATTCCTTTTCATCATCGCAATGCTAACTTTAGCAGCTTGTGGTACAGCTAACAACAACCAAACTGATACAAATACAAATGAAGATGCCAAAGCACAAGATACTTCTTGGACGGACGTTGAAGAGTCTGGAAAAATAATAGTTGGAACTTCAGGAACGTATTCTCCTATTACGTATGTAGATGAAAGTAATGAGCTTACTGGATTTGATGTAGAGTTAGTTCGCGCTCTTGGTGAAAAACTTGGTGTAGAAGTAGAATTTAAACGTATGGAATTTGACGGTATCTTACCATCTTTGCGTAACGGTCAAATTAATATCGCAGCTAACGATTTTGCTATTACGGAAGAACGTAAAGAAACATTTGATTTTGTAACACCTCATAAATTTTCTTATGGGTCAGCCATTGTACGTGCAGAAGATGCTAACAAGTTCGAAGATGCACTAGCCCTTAAAGACGTAAAAATCGGCTTAGGTTCTATGACAAGTAACTACGCACAATTTGCAAACAATATCGGTGCAGATGCAGTTGCTTATGATGGTGGTGCTCAGGCAATCTTACAAGATGTAGCTAATGGAAATCGGGATGCATACTTAAATGATCGCTTAGTTTTACTTCGTACATTAAAAGATTATAATGATGATCGTTTAGCTCTAGCTGAAAATGTTAAGTTCCATGCAACAGAAAGTGCAATCATCATGTTAAAAGGCAAAACAGCTTTAAAAGAACGTTTAGATCAGGCGATGCAAGAACTTTTAGAAGACGGTACAGTTGCTAGACTTTCTGAAGAATTTTTAGGTGAAGACGTATCTCAACCTATCGGTGATTCAGAAATCATCGGTTTAGACGGAAATTAA
- a CDS encoding DMT family transporter, with the protein MREILIGILASLFFAVTFILNRSMELSGGSWLWSASLRYFAMVPFLVAIVAFRNNFKQLIEEFKKKPYQWLLWSFVGFGLFYAPITFAAAYGPGWIVAGTWQLTIIAGVLMSPLFFYNIQTMNVSAKVRQRIPITALYISIFILLGVILIQSNTAEGLTITSTLLVVFPVLIAAFAYPLGNRKMMEVCDNKLDTFQRVLGMTLASMPLWIILATIGYFQVGLPSINQVIKSSIVGISSGVIATTLFFIATDRVHQNQTKLAAVEATQSTQVLFVIIGEVLLLSAPLPNGIAIVGILFIMLGMILHSAFSKTKQKKPILLKKSST; encoded by the coding sequence ATGAGAGAAATTTTGATTGGGATCTTGGCTTCTTTGTTTTTTGCAGTTACTTTTATTTTGAATCGATCGATGGAGCTTTCTGGGGGGAGTTGGTTGTGGAGTGCGTCATTACGATACTTTGCAATGGTACCATTTTTAGTAGCAATCGTTGCTTTTCGTAACAATTTCAAACAATTGATTGAAGAGTTCAAGAAAAAACCATATCAATGGTTGTTATGGAGCTTTGTAGGATTCGGACTATTTTATGCCCCTATCACTTTCGCTGCAGCTTATGGCCCTGGATGGATTGTTGCTGGTACTTGGCAACTAACAATCATTGCAGGTGTTTTAATGAGTCCATTATTCTTCTATAATATTCAAACGATGAACGTATCAGCCAAAGTACGTCAACGTATTCCAATAACAGCGCTATACATATCCATCTTTATTTTACTTGGCGTTATCCTTATACAATCCAATACAGCAGAAGGCTTAACGATTACATCTACACTATTAGTTGTTTTTCCAGTATTAATAGCTGCATTTGCATACCCGTTAGGAAACCGCAAAATGATGGAAGTATGCGACAATAAGCTAGATACATTTCAACGTGTATTAGGAATGACATTAGCAAGTATGCCTTTATGGATTATTCTTGCAACAATAGGCTATTTTCAAGTCGGTCTACCTTCTATAAATCAAGTAATAAAATCTAGCATCGTTGGTATTAGCTCTGGAGTCATCGCAACAACATTATTCTTCATCGCTACAGACCGAGTTCACCAAAACCAAACAAAGCTTGCCGCAGTAGAAGCAACACAGTCCACTCAAGTTTTATTTGTTATTATAGGTGAAGTACTTCTATTATCAGCCCCTTTACCAAATGGAATTGCAATTGTCGGGATATTATTTATCATGCTAGGAATGATTTTACATAGCGCTTTCTCCAAAACCAAACAAAAGAAACCAATATTATTAAAAAAGAGCAGTACATAA